From Pyxicephalus adspersus chromosome 7, UCB_Pads_2.0, whole genome shotgun sequence, a single genomic window includes:
- the VASN gene encoding vasorin isoform X2, whose translation MHSLLVWSVLLSATFTVLVESCPDGCQCNQPFTIFCLNRKNPGFPRNIPQNTLSLYLFENGIGSIDESSFTGLWDLQLLDLSHNKLSHLPGGVFKSLANLSNLDLSSNQITEISAETFQGLGRLERLYLSGNQIRSIHPDAFRGLENLLELKMSQNQLVVSPAFSLPHLLLLDLSNNAIPVIQPGVFHASNIETLRLSGLGLKEVPADLLSSLRNLHELDLSHNQLSKVPSGLRGLTKLNLAGNAEISQLQPEDFSGLNGLQDLDLSGLNLRTLPKGLFQFSRRLRGISLAQNPLNCVCILSWLTEWLRVSGVALLRSDETRCHFPPKNAGKILRNLQSSDFGCPIPTTVFVPTTLAPTSTAPPPTTTTSKPTFRPTSGPTTTIPAYQTVMQEPDFPTPYDQLCPPQTCLNGGFCKMNMLGELECECPDGFYGMYCEMLSLEPFSEQPILQVTEITSNSINVDLQSYIENNKPLLELMLTVQNLSAPHHWSITYQLPPSIPNYTLTELSANSTYRLCIGTVHDIISENEMCTEAQTSAESPKSSAHINQSQEGNLTLFLVPAAAAGILLIVVIVSAVCYARRRREKAHAGENGGPLEMEGVKMALEEKSDFKKLSDSSNGPDRGWQTDEPLMDSTRIVNNNDAPTGRLPHSYF comes from the coding sequence ATGCATTCCCTGCTAGTATGGAGCGTTCTGCTAAGTGCCACATTCACAGTCCTCGTTGAAAGCTGTCCAGATGGCTGCCAATGCAACCAACCTTTCACCATCTTCTGTTTAAATCGAAAGAATCCTGGCTTTCCCCGAAACATACCACAGAACACCTTAAGCctttacctttttgaaaatggcATTGGTTCCATAGATGAAAGCAGTTTTACAGGTTTGTGGGACTTGCAGCTATTAGATCTATCGCATAACAAGCTGTCTCATCTACCTGGTGGAGTTTTTAAGAGCTTGGCAAACCTCAGCAACCTTGACCTTTCATCTAATCAGATAACTGAGATTTCCGCGGAGACGTTTCAGGGGCTTGGCCGGTTGGAAAGGTTGTATCTCAGTGGAAATCAGATTCGTAGTATTCATCCTGATGCCTTTAGAGGTCTTGAGAACTTGCTTGAACTTAAAATGTCACAGAATCAATTGGTTGTATCACCAGCTTTCTCCTTACCACATCTTCTGCTCTTGGACCTTAGCAACAATGCTATCCCCGTTATCCAACCTGGAGTATTCCATGCAAGCAATATTGAGACTTTAAGACTGTCTGGTCTTGGCCTGAAAGAAGTTCCGGCAGATTTACTAAGCAGCCTCAGGAATCTTCATGAACTAGATCTGTCTCATAATCAGCTTAGTAAAGTGCCATCCGGTCTACGTGGCTTAACCAAACTCAACCTGGCTGGCAATGCTGAAATTTCCCAGCTTCAGCCAGAAGATTTCTCTGGTCTTAATGGATTACAAGATCTAGATTTAAGTGGGTTGAATCTTCGTACGTTGCCAAAGGGTCTTTTCCAATTTTCAAGACGTCTCCGTGGTATAAGCCTGGCACAAAACCCTTTAAACTGTGTGTGCATATTAAGCTGGTTAACAGAATGGCTGCGTGTGAGTGGGGTGGCTCTGCTGCGTTCCGATGAAACTCGCTGCCACTTTCCTCCCAAGAATGCTGGCAAGATCTTACGCAATTTACAAAGTTCTGATTTTGGATGTCCCATACCAACAACAGTCTTTGTACCTACAACTTTAGCACCTACCAGCACTGCTCCGCCACCTACTACTACAACTTCTAAGCCTACATTCAGACCAACCTCAGGCCCAACCACAACTATTCCAGCTTATCAGACAGTAATGCAAGAACCTGATTTCCCAACTCCATATGACCAACTCTGTCCACCTCAAACTTGCTTGAATGGTGGTTTCTGTAAGATGAATATGCTTGGAGAACTAGAATGTGAATGTCCAGATGGATTCTATGGTATGTACTGTGAGATGCTGTCATTAGAACCTTTCTCTGAACAGCCTATACTACAGGTGACTGAAATAACTAGCAACTCTATCAATGTTGATCTACAAAGttacattgaaaacaataaaccCCTACTGGAACTTATGCTTACTGTCCAGAACCTATCTGCGCCACACCATTGGTCTATTACGTACCAGCTTCCTCCATCAATTCCAAATTATACTTTGACAGAACTGTCTGCTAACAGCACATACAGACTTTGTATTGGAACCGTGCATGATATCATTTCAGAAAATGAGATGTGCACAGAGGCACAGACTTCAGCGGAATCTCCAAAATCTAGTGCACACATCAATCAGTCTCAAGAAGGaaatttaactttgtttttagttcctgctgctgctgctgggatccTGCTCATAGTAGTTATAGTGAGTGCAGTGTGCTATGCAAGAAGACGTAGAGAAAAGGCACACGCTGGTGAAAATGGGGGTCCCTTAGAGATGGAAGGTGTAAAAATGGCGCTAGAGGAGAAAAGTGACTTTAAAAAGTTATCTGACAGCTCAAATGGTCCAGACAGAGGATGGCAAACAGATGAGCCACTCATGGACTCCACCAGAATAGTAAATAACAATGATGCACCAACAGGCCGACTTCCACACTCTTACTTTTAA
- the VASN gene encoding vasorin isoform X1, whose amino-acid sequence MKERFFSMHSLLVWSVLLSATFTVLVESCPDGCQCNQPFTIFCLNRKNPGFPRNIPQNTLSLYLFENGIGSIDESSFTGLWDLQLLDLSHNKLSHLPGGVFKSLANLSNLDLSSNQITEISAETFQGLGRLERLYLSGNQIRSIHPDAFRGLENLLELKMSQNQLVVSPAFSLPHLLLLDLSNNAIPVIQPGVFHASNIETLRLSGLGLKEVPADLLSSLRNLHELDLSHNQLSKVPSGLRGLTKLNLAGNAEISQLQPEDFSGLNGLQDLDLSGLNLRTLPKGLFQFSRRLRGISLAQNPLNCVCILSWLTEWLRVSGVALLRSDETRCHFPPKNAGKILRNLQSSDFGCPIPTTVFVPTTLAPTSTAPPPTTTTSKPTFRPTSGPTTTIPAYQTVMQEPDFPTPYDQLCPPQTCLNGGFCKMNMLGELECECPDGFYGMYCEMLSLEPFSEQPILQVTEITSNSINVDLQSYIENNKPLLELMLTVQNLSAPHHWSITYQLPPSIPNYTLTELSANSTYRLCIGTVHDIISENEMCTEAQTSAESPKSSAHINQSQEGNLTLFLVPAAAAGILLIVVIVSAVCYARRRREKAHAGENGGPLEMEGVKMALEEKSDFKKLSDSSNGPDRGWQTDEPLMDSTRIVNNNDAPTGRLPHSYF is encoded by the exons ATgaaggaaag atttttcagTATGCATTCCCTGCTAGTATGGAGCGTTCTGCTAAGTGCCACATTCACAGTCCTCGTTGAAAGCTGTCCAGATGGCTGCCAATGCAACCAACCTTTCACCATCTTCTGTTTAAATCGAAAGAATCCTGGCTTTCCCCGAAACATACCACAGAACACCTTAAGCctttacctttttgaaaatggcATTGGTTCCATAGATGAAAGCAGTTTTACAGGTTTGTGGGACTTGCAGCTATTAGATCTATCGCATAACAAGCTGTCTCATCTACCTGGTGGAGTTTTTAAGAGCTTGGCAAACCTCAGCAACCTTGACCTTTCATCTAATCAGATAACTGAGATTTCCGCGGAGACGTTTCAGGGGCTTGGCCGGTTGGAAAGGTTGTATCTCAGTGGAAATCAGATTCGTAGTATTCATCCTGATGCCTTTAGAGGTCTTGAGAACTTGCTTGAACTTAAAATGTCACAGAATCAATTGGTTGTATCACCAGCTTTCTCCTTACCACATCTTCTGCTCTTGGACCTTAGCAACAATGCTATCCCCGTTATCCAACCTGGAGTATTCCATGCAAGCAATATTGAGACTTTAAGACTGTCTGGTCTTGGCCTGAAAGAAGTTCCGGCAGATTTACTAAGCAGCCTCAGGAATCTTCATGAACTAGATCTGTCTCATAATCAGCTTAGTAAAGTGCCATCCGGTCTACGTGGCTTAACCAAACTCAACCTGGCTGGCAATGCTGAAATTTCCCAGCTTCAGCCAGAAGATTTCTCTGGTCTTAATGGATTACAAGATCTAGATTTAAGTGGGTTGAATCTTCGTACGTTGCCAAAGGGTCTTTTCCAATTTTCAAGACGTCTCCGTGGTATAAGCCTGGCACAAAACCCTTTAAACTGTGTGTGCATATTAAGCTGGTTAACAGAATGGCTGCGTGTGAGTGGGGTGGCTCTGCTGCGTTCCGATGAAACTCGCTGCCACTTTCCTCCCAAGAATGCTGGCAAGATCTTACGCAATTTACAAAGTTCTGATTTTGGATGTCCCATACCAACAACAGTCTTTGTACCTACAACTTTAGCACCTACCAGCACTGCTCCGCCACCTACTACTACAACTTCTAAGCCTACATTCAGACCAACCTCAGGCCCAACCACAACTATTCCAGCTTATCAGACAGTAATGCAAGAACCTGATTTCCCAACTCCATATGACCAACTCTGTCCACCTCAAACTTGCTTGAATGGTGGTTTCTGTAAGATGAATATGCTTGGAGAACTAGAATGTGAATGTCCAGATGGATTCTATGGTATGTACTGTGAGATGCTGTCATTAGAACCTTTCTCTGAACAGCCTATACTACAGGTGACTGAAATAACTAGCAACTCTATCAATGTTGATCTACAAAGttacattgaaaacaataaaccCCTACTGGAACTTATGCTTACTGTCCAGAACCTATCTGCGCCACACCATTGGTCTATTACGTACCAGCTTCCTCCATCAATTCCAAATTATACTTTGACAGAACTGTCTGCTAACAGCACATACAGACTTTGTATTGGAACCGTGCATGATATCATTTCAGAAAATGAGATGTGCACAGAGGCACAGACTTCAGCGGAATCTCCAAAATCTAGTGCACACATCAATCAGTCTCAAGAAGGaaatttaactttgtttttagttcctgctgctgctgctgggatccTGCTCATAGTAGTTATAGTGAGTGCAGTGTGCTATGCAAGAAGACGTAGAGAAAAGGCACACGCTGGTGAAAATGGGGGTCCCTTAGAGATGGAAGGTGTAAAAATGGCGCTAGAGGAGAAAAGTGACTTTAAAAAGTTATCTGACAGCTCAAATGGTCCAGACAGAGGATGGCAAACAGATGAGCCACTCATGGACTCCACCAGAATAGTAAATAACAATGATGCACCAACAGGCCGACTTCCACACTCTTACTTTTAA